Proteins co-encoded in one Medicago truncatula cultivar Jemalong A17 chromosome 8, MtrunA17r5.0-ANR, whole genome shotgun sequence genomic window:
- the LOC11411390 gene encoding seipin-2 produces the protein MDTNPQKDDIFFDAFHKCPFHHCSATDDHTMPESPPSSSGPVHPDTPPSSPSSATIRRRSIRRRSPENELSETISSSTNSTSGDKIKSQNPSILKESENFPEKGKVEEERNEESTLTTATHDEPFGDSADSLGELNDSPSNSLDYATGLVIRAIMFQVRVFIMLVKCPILLMLYTCMFFVDPFGTIRKGRVFSMWVLDRVRYCVCEFIGPSALGWFNEHKSFWNVAFRCGWGFLWSIYVCCILFTLLVSALVFSGFLVKGLVEKPFQMKQVLNFDYTKHSPVAFVPIISCSGVGGDRRFDESGGIGVDRWVNKRVIPSKQKVQLTVSLLVPESGYNTKLGVFQIRVDFLSSNGKTIGSSRQPCMLRFRSEPIRLITTFLKIVPLLTGYISETQTLDAKMSDFVEGDIPTSCLKVTLEQRAEYLPGAGIPQIYDSSIFVESELPLIKRILWYWKMSLFIWIAMMAFVTELLFVLVCCWPMIIPRTRQRSGSACSTSTQNNLQAPS, from the exons atggACACAAACCCACAAAAAGACGACATTTTCTTCGACGCCTTTCACAAATGCCCCTTCCACCATTGCTCTGCCACCGACGACCATACCATGCCGGAATCTCCTCCCTCCTCTTCCGGTCCAGTCCACCCAGACACACCACCCTCTTCACCTTCCTCCGCCACTATCCGCCGCCGTTCAATTCGCCGACGATCACCGGAAAATGAATTATCAGAAACTATTTCCAGTAGCACCAATTCGACCAGCGGTGATAAAATTAAGAGtcaaaatccttcaattttgaAGGAAAGTGAGAATTTTCCCGAGAAAGGGAAAGTTGAAGAAGAGAGGAATGAGGAATCGACGTTAACTACAGCTACACATGATGAACCATTCGGTGATTCAGCTGACTCGTTGGGTGAACTCAACGATTCACCATCGAATTCGCTTGATTATGCAACTGGATTAGTGATTAGAGCAATCATGTTTCAAGTTAGGGTTTTCATTATGTTAGTTAAGTGTCCAATTTTATTGATGCTTTATACTTGTATGTTTTTTGTAGATCCATTTGGAACAATAAGAAAAGGGAGAGTTTTTTCTATGTGGGTATTGGATAGGGTTAGGTATTGTGTTTGTGAGTTCATTGGTCCTTCAGCATTGGGATGGTTCAATGAACATAAGTCATTTTGGAATGTTGCATTTCGATGTGGATGGGGATTTTTGTGGTCAATCTATGtttgttgtattttgtttaCACTTTTGGTTTCTGCACTTGTGTTTAGTGGGTTTTTGGTTAAGGGTTTGGTGGAAAAGCCATTTCAGATGAAGCAGGtgttgaattttgattataCTAAACACAGTCCTGTTGCATTTGTTCCTATAATATCGTGTTCTGGTGTTGGTGGCGATCGTCGTTTTGATGAGAGCGGCGGCATTGGTGTTGATAGATGGGTGAATAAAAGGGTTATCCCTTCTAAACAAAAAGTGCAGCTCACTGTTTCATTGCTAGTGCCTGAGTCAGGATACAACACTAAACTTGGTGTCTTTCAG ATCAGGGTAGACTTCTTATCTTCTAACGGTAAAACAATTGGAAGTTCGAGACAACCTTGCATGCTACGATTCAGAAGTGAGCCTATCCGCCTAATTACAACTTTCCTCAAGATTGTTCCTCTTCTTACTGGTTATATATCAGAGACCCAGACTCTGGATGCCAAGATGAGTGATTTTGTTGAAGGGGATATTCCCACTTCATGCTTAAAAGTAACCCTTGAGCAGCGAGCAGAATATCTACCCGGTGCTGGTATTCCTCAAATATACGATTCATCTATATTTGTCGAATCAGAACTTCCTTTAATCAAGAGGATTTTATGGTATTGGAAGATGAGTTTATTTATATGGATTGCAATGATGGCATTTGTGACGGAGCTGCTTTTTGTTCTAGTGTGTTGTTGGCCTATGATTATTCCTAGAACCAGGCAAAGGAGTGGTTCTGCTTGCAGTACAAGCACCCAAAACAATCTTCAGGCACCAAGTTGA
- the LOC11411283 gene encoding aquaporin NIP1-2 isoform X2, whose protein sequence is MQLVAEVIGTYFLIFAGCASVLVNKNNENVVTLPGISIVWGLAVMVLVYSLGHISGAHFNPAVTIAFASTKRFPLKQVPAYVAAQVFGSTLASGTLRLIFTGKHNQFVGTLPAGSDLQAFVIEFIITFYLMFIISGVATDNRAIGELAGIAVGSTVLLNVMFAGPITGASMNPARSIGPALLHSEYRGIWIYLVSPILGAVAGAWVYNVIRYTDKPVREITKSSSFLKAAKP, encoded by the exons ATGCAGTTGGTAGCTGAGGTGATAGGCACATATTTCTTGATATTTGCCGGTTGTGCTTCGGTGTTGGTGAACAAGAACAATGAAAATGTTGTAACACTTCCTGGAATTTCAATTGTTTGGGGACTTGCTGTGATGGTGCTGGTTTACTCTCTTGGTCACATCTCTGGTGCTCATTTCAATCCTGCAGTTACCATTGCTTTTGCCAGCACCAAAAGATTTCCCTTGAAACAG GTACCAGCTTATGTAGCAGCTCAAGTCTTTGGATCCACACTTGCAAGTGGAACTCTTAGACTAATATTTACCGGCAAACATAATCAATTTGTTGGAACACTTCCAGCTGGGTCTGACCTTCAAGCTTTTGTGATTGAATTCATCATCACTTTTTACCTTATGTTTATCATATCTGGAGTTGCCACTGATAATAGAGCG ATTGGTGAGTTGGCTGGGATTGCAGTTGGATCTACTGTACTTTTGAATGTGATGTTTGCAGG ACCAATCACAGGAGCATCAATGAATCCAGCAAGAAGTATAGGACCTGCTCTTCTACACAGTGAATACAGAGGAATATGGATATACTTGGTGTCTCCTATTCTTGGAGCTGTGGCTGGTGCATGGGTTTATAACGTCATTCGGTACACGGATAAGCCGGTTCGCGAGATCACCAAGAGCTCATCTTTCCTAAAAGCAGCAAAACCATAG
- the LOC11411283 gene encoding nodulin-26 isoform X1 has protein sequence MAENSASNATNEIVLNVNKDVSNKSEDSTSHATASFLQKLVAEVIGTYFLIFAGCASVLVNKNNENVVTLPGISIVWGLAVMVLVYSLGHISGAHFNPAVTIAFASTKRFPLKQVPAYVAAQVFGSTLASGTLRLIFTGKHNQFVGTLPAGSDLQAFVIEFIITFYLMFIISGVATDNRAIGELAGIAVGSTVLLNVMFAGPITGASMNPARSIGPALLHSEYRGIWIYLVSPILGAVAGAWVYNVIRYTDKPVREITKSSSFLKAAKP, from the exons ATGGCAGAAAATTCAGCTAGCAATGCAACCAATGAGATTGTTTTAAACGTAAACAAGGATGTCTCTAACAAAAGTGAAGACTCAACCTCTCATGCCACCGCTTCTTTCTTGCAGAAG TTGGTAGCTGAGGTGATAGGCACATATTTCTTGATATTTGCCGGTTGTGCTTCGGTGTTGGTGAACAAGAACAATGAAAATGTTGTAACACTTCCTGGAATTTCAATTGTTTGGGGACTTGCTGTGATGGTGCTGGTTTACTCTCTTGGTCACATCTCTGGTGCTCATTTCAATCCTGCAGTTACCATTGCTTTTGCCAGCACCAAAAGATTTCCCTTGAAACAG GTACCAGCTTATGTAGCAGCTCAAGTCTTTGGATCCACACTTGCAAGTGGAACTCTTAGACTAATATTTACCGGCAAACATAATCAATTTGTTGGAACACTTCCAGCTGGGTCTGACCTTCAAGCTTTTGTGATTGAATTCATCATCACTTTTTACCTTATGTTTATCATATCTGGAGTTGCCACTGATAATAGAGCG ATTGGTGAGTTGGCTGGGATTGCAGTTGGATCTACTGTACTTTTGAATGTGATGTTTGCAGG ACCAATCACAGGAGCATCAATGAATCCAGCAAGAAGTATAGGACCTGCTCTTCTACACAGTGAATACAGAGGAATATGGATATACTTGGTGTCTCCTATTCTTGGAGCTGTGGCTGGTGCATGGGTTTATAACGTCATTCGGTACACGGATAAGCCGGTTCGCGAGATCACCAAGAGCTCATCTTTCCTAAAAGCAGCAAAACCATAG